The Anoplopoma fimbria isolate UVic2021 breed Golden Eagle Sablefish chromosome 9, Afim_UVic_2022, whole genome shotgun sequence genome contains the following window.
gatagatagatagatagatagatataaatACTCACTGCTAAATAGAGCATTGTGTACATCGCAAAGGAAGCGTGACCAGAGAAGAAGGACTTCCTGAAAGATTTGGAGAAGTATTTAGAATAACACAGAACAAAAGCATAACACATAATACtttttacattaacacacacacgcacacacacctggcctcctcctccaaccGGTGGTCGGGCTGGCGGCAGCTCACTGTTGAAACGTAGGTTCCAGGTGTGCAGTTAAGCGATGCATAGGTGACACcgcacacagacaggaagtgcgGTCGCAGCCGCCCGACACTCAGCTTGGCCATGTTGGTCAGCGATTGGCCGACACAGCAGCCAAACAGGAAGCAGCCCAGCTCCTTGTACAGACAGGACACATACAGGTTCCTCACAAAGGCCTTGGAGCTGACACCTCTGAAACGAACTCGGTAACACTCCCCGATGGCAATCTGGAGGAGGACACGCAGTCAGAGCCGTCATAttacatcctcctcctcatcctcacatCATGGAAAATGATTAAATGGACGGACTGGGGTGATCATTATGGCGAGTACTCACAGTGAGGCCTGTGATGACGATGCCACCGGCGATGAGTAACTCGTCCGGTATGGCCTCTCGATGCAGATAAGGATAGGTGATGCTGGGGTCTCCGCACATGAAGCCCCTCCTGTAAGGACTCAATGCCTTCAGCTCACATGCAAAGAAAGGGATGGAAGctgcacaggaggaggaggaggaggaggaaaggaagggagaTGATTTAATAGTCCAACAATCCCCAGTGGGGGTATAGACATTCCTCTTTGTGATGGGAAAGTGGAGATGTTGCGtgggaagagaaaagaggagcaAAACTAGCTGATGAAAAAATGCAATTTCAGAAAAACCTTAAACATGCATGCATGTCTTTCCGGGTCATGTGAAATTCTGTGTAATCCATACATGCATGCTGACGAGGGGCTGGGtatatattgaaaatgtttctaGAGGTTTGTGGTTCTGTACCAAAACGATAATCTTTTCAATACTTAGCATTAAGTCAACTGAATTTACTTTTTGTCTTGCGCCATCATGAAGTCAACATTTGAATTTGCCCCAAACTAGCCTTTAAAACTAATGTCACGCCTAATCAAcctcagctttactttgtaTCTAATGCTAACCAGGAAATGAtggcatgctaacacgctaaactgaGATGTAACAATAGAGAATTGACTGCTgacattagcatgttaacattgccATTATAAGCAGTTATGTAGCATgtaagcatttagctcaaagcagtGTGATGCCAAAGTACAGCCCCACATAGCTGATAACATGGCTGGAGACTGGTCTTTAACACGAGCAGCAATGCAAATATTTTGCGGAAATTAAATATAGCctaaaaccaacaaaaagagtataaaacatttttttacgcCAACCTTCAGTACGTCACAGGTTTTGATACTTTTTGTGTCAGTAAGACAAACGTATTGATGTCGGTCCACACATGTCGCCCTATGAAGGTGGTAAGAGAAATTCTTGGCAATAATAAAACTGGGAATATGAGATGAGGAGACTGAGGGAAGGTCCAAAGAGGAATAGTTTTACAGGAAAATAAGGGTGGGAATCctgacatttttctctctctctgtgtgtgtgtgtgtgtgtgtgtgtgtgtgtgtgtgtgtgtgtgtgtgtgtgtgtgtgtgtgtgtgtgtgtgtgtgtgtgtgtgtgtgtgtgtgtgtgagagaagagaaagggggGTTGTTTGTAACTGTTCTCTTCGCTACAAAACAAAGAGCAAATGCCGCAGCAGGCCAGAGCCAGCCTCACACTGTCTCTGCTTGTCTCTGAGTGtttctcccctctgtctctctctctctctctctctctctctctgtcttgcatgcctgcacacatacagtagagacagagagagagagagagagagacccccTCCCTTCTTCACATGTCAAATCTGTTGCTAATACAGACTACCTCTGAGTTAAGGTTTTTCCAATTAGCCAACATTATATAACCTCCTCTAGTCATATATAGGGACCATGAGAGAGAgcaacatttacacacacacagacacacacacacacggtggatcgtgcatgtatttatttataccaaATACAATTCCCCCTGGCCCGGCTCTACCCTGAGAACTGGAGGTTGTCATGGAAACTGTAGAATTCCCTGGGCAATGCACAAAGCAGCTGGCACGGAGCGCTCGAGAGCGCGCATGAGTGGAAACAAGAGAGAGCCAGGCATAGCCTACATGTGGATGGAGACAGAACTTGaaaaaactttctttctttctatttttcaaatttagttttattttagtaCTCATGCTGTGATGGCCAGCATGCTCGATCGTCATGCATGAATACAGTCACTGACTGTCTTTGTTTACTAAATAAAAAGGGACGGAAACAAAGCCCAACAGAACTCATCATGGTTGAAGTTCACCCTGACCAGAGATATTTTAAATaggaatgaaaaacatattttaaatgagttCACCTGTAGAATCAAGGTTAAAAATGAATGGCTATTGTATGAACAAATATGCAGCCAATGATTAACTTAATTGTTGATTAATACAATTTAAGATAATGGGGGAAAAGCCCCATCATGATCAGATCAGATGCTTGTTTTGTCAGGACAACACTGAAGATATTCACAGTTATTATCAAATGAGGCAAAAGAGAAGCAAATGCTCACAATTGAGAAGCTGGAGCCAGAGAATACTTTGcagttttgctttaaaaaatgacctAAAAGGTCCATTGATTAATTCAATCCACTAATTTAAAAATGCACACATGGGTAAAAGAGACTTTAAATCCGTGCATAGGCTGGTGTCTAACTATACTCAAATAGTTTATATATGAGAGgtcaaaataacagaaacacctcGCTGTAATCCAACGAAAACATCAGCCTCCACAACAAATGGCCTCATTGTCCACTGAGTTGTATCAGCACCTCACACCAAACAATTATTAACTTATGCAATACTATTTTGTTGGGATGGATGATATTATACAGGTGATTTGATGATATAGCatgtagaaagttttttttttaaattttacttcttttgtgtgttcttttgttgtctcttttattttttatttcatctattaataatcaattgataatcattaattgattaataatcatgttttttattgcttgcatgttcgaaataaagacaatcaatcaatatatTGACTTTACTCCTTGTCCACTTCAATAAAGTAGTCTACAAGTCAAAATCAgagtatttgtatgtatattttgatatttacccaggcagaggcagaggaggtCCAAGCCGACCAGCAGTTTTCTTTTGGATAAAGCCGGACCAGTTATCTCCATGAGTTTCTTCCCTGTCCCGTTCTCCATCCCCATCCCTGCTGAGGCCAGGCTGCTCTTGTTGTCCGTCAGTTTGAGCTGGAGGTCCACACTCTGCGTCCCAAATGTATCCAACATGACGAGTGTCTAGTGGAGAACTTGTTGGCATCAGAAACTTGGGAGCGTCCTTGAACTACTCatgtgcagagctgcagagagactgGGAGTAAGTCAGTCCAGTTGGCATAGTATGTCTGCTGCTCCTCGGTGTCAAAGTAAAGTGTCTTTTTGAcgcatttttcatttcatcactgAGTCTGCAGGACTCGCCCCGACTCGTTGCAGGACTCCCGTCACCTTGAAGATATGCACCACGGTGGGGCGGAAAACTCCACACTGGTTGTGCAACAgcctcactcactctctccatctctcactttctttctcactcttcCTCTATTCGGTAATTCATTCAGGGTGTTACATCATTTCCATTGAGCTTCAAATGCATCAGTCACGGTGACGGAAGTTGGCCCACTTGCTGCAATCTGGGAAATATTTCTCCATAATTCACCTTTCACCTGCATTTTATTACTCACATTCACAAAATCCCTAGTTGACCTGCAGcaacaaagtaaaacacaacTTTTTATTCATAAGATTAGACAGTAGCCTGGGTAATTATATTTCtatagataatatatatatatatatatatatattatatatatatatatatatttatatatatatatatatatatatatatatatatattatatatatatatatatatatatatttatatatatatatatatatatatatatatatatatatatatatatatatatatatatatatataaagcctACTGTTTTGATTAATTATCTTCATATCTGTAAATCTAGGTGACCATTTTCATTTCCGTACTGGCGAATATCAAGCGATTAATTGTTGCTTCCTTGAACTTAGAGGTATAACGTCAAAAGACTACTTCCACTGTGATTCTGAGGTTCGACCTTTTAATAAAATGGCCTTTATAAAGGATTCACATTGTAAGAGATATTAATATTTCTAAATACTTTTAGTAGAGCTTTATAGATCAGTTATAAGCCAATGTTCAGCCGCTGTTTAGCATTTCTATTTGGTAATCATACAGTTAAAAATATGTTGATAATCCATTGATAGATGCTTATTGCTTAAAAGCAGCGGACATGAAACAGAGCAGCCCTGTTCAGTTTAATTGTGAATGGTGTTGCCATCTACTGAGCTAGCTACCAACTAGCTAAGATGAACTTTGGGTAAGGAACAATATGATGTCAACAATGGACAATGTCCAACATGAGACGAAGAGAATTAAGTAAGAATGAATATTTACACAAACTGACTTTGTACTATGGAGTGGTTGATTTGGAGTAACAGATCAACTTCAAGTTTCCATTAACGACATGAAAAACGAGACACAATAGTTTCCTTACGCAGAAAGATGAACATTTCATCACATAACTGTGCAAGTTCCTTTATTTACCCGAGCAGTGTTGTGAAGAAACAAATGAGTGTATGGAAATGCTTTATGATT
Protein-coding sequences here:
- the LOC129095761 gene encoding phospholipid phosphatase 3-like produces the protein MLDTFGTQSVDLQLKLTDNKSSLASAGMGMENGTGKKLMEITGPALSKRKLLVGLDLLCLCLASIPFFACELKALSPYRRGFMCGDPSITYPYLHREAIPDELLIAGGIVITGLTIAIGECYRVRFRGVSSKAFVRNLYVSCLYKELGCFLFGCCVGQSLTNMAKLSVGRLRPHFLSVCGVTYASLNCTPGTYVSTVSCRQPDHRLEEEARKSFFSGHASFAMYTMLYLAFYLQARLTWRGARLLRPALQFFLVLLAVYTGLTRISDYRHHPSDVITGYIQGALTAYWVAFHISSMFKSHSSDLSPTETLDSPLSPHHTVC